A genomic region of Chaetodon auriga isolate fChaAug3 chromosome 11, fChaAug3.hap1, whole genome shotgun sequence contains the following coding sequences:
- the efemp1 gene encoding EGF-containing fibulin-like extracellular matrix protein 1 codes for MLGICVCLCAVFTHVLSQEAEEPISYTCTEGYEYDRVREQCRDIDECALLDDACKGGMQCINHFGGYLCLPKSAVIYISKEGEQVPPPDPVPPAPALPPSQPQLPRVFPGGQRLTQPSRTIPCATGFTADEQNLCRDIDECATGRHTCGPEQTCYNTRGSYTCQCPPGYQRSGDHCVDRDECALTHYCMHRCVNTQGSYYCECNAGHKLASNNHSCVDVNECDVQSPCQHHCYNLIGSFLCQCDQGYELAQDTVSCQDIDECSFSSYMCQYQCINSPGSYSCECPEGYQLQGNRLCQDINECETGTHNCQDDEMCWNYYGGFRCYPRNPCEAPYTKTSENRCICRSQAECQGLPPSIVYKYMSIQADRTVPADIFQIQATNIYANTHNTFRIKAGNEAGEFFLRRSSNVSAMLVLTKPLSGPREYVVDLEMVTHHLTMNYRSSSLLRLTIIVGPYAF; via the exons ATGCTGGGGATCTGCGTGTGTCTTTGTGCGGTTTTCACACATGTCCTCtctcaggaggctgaggagcCCATCTCCTACACA TGCACAGAAGGGTATGAGTATGACCGAGtcagagagcagtgcagag ACATCGATGAGTGTGCCTTGTTAGATGATGCCTGCAAAGGAGGGATGCAGTGTATCAACCACTTTGGTGGATACCTCTGCCTCCCCAAGAGTGCTGTCATCTATATCAGTAAGGAGGGCGAGCAGGTGCCGCCGCCGGACCCTGTCCCTCCTGCCCCTGCCCTCCCACCAAGCCAGCCTCAGCTCCCACGGGTGTTTCCAGGCGGCCAGAGGCTCACTCAGCCCAGCCGGACGATCCCCTGTGCAACCGGATTCACTGCAGATGAGCAGAACCTCTGCAGAG ACATAGATGAGTGTGCGACAGGTAGACACACTTGTGGCCCTGAACAGACGTGCTACAACACCAGAGGCTCCTACACCTGCCAGTGTCCTCCGGGCTACCAGAGGAGCGGAGACCACTGTGTGG acagagacgAGTGTGCCCTGACCCACTACTGCATGCATAGATGTGTGAACACACAGGGCTCATACTACTGTGAGTGCAACGCAGGTCACAAGTTGGccagcaacaaccacagctgtgttG atgtgaatgaatgtgatgTGCAGAGTCCCTGTCAGCACCACTGCTACAACCTGATTGGCTCCTTCCTCTGCCAGTGTGACCAGGGCTATGAGCTGGCGCAAGACACGGTCTCCTGCCAAG ACATTGATGAATGCAGCTTCTCAAGCTACATGTGCCAGTACCAGTGTATTAACAGCCCAGGAAGTTACTCCTGTGAGTGTCCAGAGGGATATCAGCTCCAGGGAAACAGGTTGTGTCAAG ACATAAATGAGTGTGAGACGGGGACCCATAACTGCCAAGATGATGAAATGTGCTGGAACTATTATGGAGGCTTCCGCTGCTATCCCAGAAACCCCTGTGAGGCGCCTTACACCAAAACCTCTGAAAA tcGCTGTATCTGCCGGTCTCAGGCTGAGTGCCAGGGCCTCCCACCTTCAATTGTCTACAAATACATGAGCATCCAGGCGGACCGGACTGTGCCAGCGGACATCTTCCAGATTCAGGCCACCAACATCTacgccaacacacacaacaccttCAGGATCAAAGCTGGGAATGAGGCAGGAGAGTTTTTCCTGCGG CGTTCCAGCAATGTGAGTGCCATGCTGGTGCTAACCAAGCCTCTGTCAGGCCCCAGGGAGTACGTCGTGGACCTGGAGATGGTCACTCACCATCTGACCATGAACTACCGCTCCAGCTCACTGCTGCGGCTCACCATCATAGTCGGGCCCTACGCCTTCTGA